The Triplophysa dalaica isolate WHDGS20190420 chromosome 18, ASM1584641v1, whole genome shotgun sequence genome includes the window TGCCCCGCCtttctgaaacgcacagattgttaacaaagctcatcgatTTGTAAAGCGAGGTGTGCAATGATCGGCTAGTTAACCAGCGCGTATCGATTGGTTAAATACTGCAAACATCAGGTTCCGTAGCAATTGTAAGACTTGCGtatagatttgggcggtcttagtcaaaccataccacgaactgacgttgCTTTgtcggggtgtggttacacgaggcgtttcaggcaggtctgggtgtgcatttgcttttagatagaatgcatcttttgttccgacactttaatttttgcaattttacgtgtctattACATGCGtgtgcaatttataacacaccaaagacacagaaaaatctGCAATCTCCTGGGCTCAAACCCACTGCTTTGCACTGTTAACGcaattctcttaccactgaatTAAGAAagttaattaaagaaaaataatggtATCCACgcataattaatttataataatcaccacatcactgtgtaaaacacttagaatattcatgtttgatttcatggtgactttaaaagggtcaattcacccaaaaatgaatattctgtaatcatttactcaccgccATGCGGATCCAAAATAGTAATATATTAATTTTAGTAATAATATTAGTAATAATTAATTTCtttgatctgttgaacacaagcaaagatatttgaaagaatgtttgtaaccaaacagttctggggcactattgactaccatagtaattTTTCCCTACAGTGGTtatcaatggtgccccagaactgtttggttacaaacattcttccaaatatcttttttggtGTTCAACAAAACCACAAATTGTATGCAAggttggaacaacttgagggcgagtaaattaatatagaattttcatttttgggtgaactgtccctttaagtgtcaCAATGGTTACAAGTTATTTATCCTAGCACTCCTAATTTGAGTCTATTTCATTGGTGAAAAGAAGgaaaacatttgagataaattTGACTGATaactgttcatttattttttcaaattgaaTAGATATTGTTATCATACTTTTTTGGCCAcgataaatacaaaaaataaaatctgaaattgAGCTTAAGTTTTGATCAAGCTTCAAGTTTTGACTAAGAGACACTATTATAGATTTTCGTATCAATAAAATTAATCAAAATTTTAGCTTTGATGATCTATGCAATATGATGAATACACAAAGATGACATCTTCAATGATTTATGGACCCCCATACCCACAGGAGGCAGGAAAGTTTCAGGGAATGAGGGTAAATGAGACTGGCCAATGCCCATAACTGTGGGAAACCCAGCTCTAGACATACACATTGCCCTTAGGTTTAGAGGTCACATGTATTTGCGAGTTAAATGCCAGTAGCTGCCCTTACAAACAACCCAAGAACGTCAGTACCATGGCAAAGGGGGGATCAGTGATGTAAATGTGAAACCActcataaaaatgataaaacatgttttctcatGTAAAATACTTTAGTATTGTTTACTGCAAAATTACtcttatttgaattaatttgacATAATGTGGTAAGGAAACGAGTGTCAAGGAAAAATTGCCATTGTTGTTATCACTAGAAGTGGAAACATCTAAACACTAAATGTATCATACAAGGTAATTTTAGCAATAAAAGCAAATTAGAATCAGGGTTTTACTTTTCCTCTCTTTTAAAGCATCACAAATTTTCACATCCTAATGCATTAGGATTATTTCTCTTTCAGGTCACTCTAGGTTAATAACTGAGTCACGGGCTGTCAAATCATTCAAAATGAGCTGTTTCTTATTATCCAGTCATTCCCTTTCATGGATGTTGTGATTGATTAATGGCAATAAGGGTTAGCTAAGATCACAAACGCCAttggtttataatttttttacactgCATTCACATCTCTGATGTCCACAGCAGGACGTTTTAATAAATGTAGTGGTCTTAAATCACTGTGTGTTACAAGTTCCCGTGGACCAAAAGGTCAGGGAGAAAGGGGGGTTGAGAATAGACAGAAGGGGGGGAGTGTCAGGGTCAGAGTGGAGTGCAGGAGAAATAGTATAAAACATAGGAAGAACATCTCTTGAAAAGGAGAGTAAAATTAGGAAGACGCTTGTGAGGAAATCGAGGGCATAAGAACTTTAAAATATAGTTAATTGGTGGGTTAGTGTATTATTTGAGTTTTTACAGTGATTTGATCCATCTGGAGAATGAAAGTGCACTGCTTGGCTCTTCTGGTACTGTTACTGTCAGCCACCAGCATAAAGGCCTTATGGAGGTAAGTGAAGTGACACTGTATTCCTTTTTGGAGAATGGACTTTCTGTGCGGTTGGGTCATAACATTAGGCTTGAACACAAATCTATATACTGTTAATCTACAGTGAgttagttttattgtttttaaaaataaacatattctCCACCTTTATTGTATACACTTTGTCATGctgttttatataaaagtaaCACTTTGGGAATACTTTATTATGATTGGATAATCTACATTTGTTACATTATTTTGGGATTAATATTTCTGTAGATCCAGGACATAAAACGGTATGCTTTATAATTTTGACTCTTTCGATATTATGCACACTTTTTACATTGACAATTACACATTTGGCCGaggcttttacccaaagcgactcATAGCGAGCAATATTGTTTGATTACATTGTACACGTGTTCCCTGGGAATTGAACCCACACAACCTTTTTTGTTGctcaaacaaataatgaaatttCAGGCCTGAAATGTTGAATTTCTAGTTTAGTTTGTATGTTTAAACTTTCTCAGAATCTTTTAGcaggattttcttttttgagtaAAATTCACAACTGGTGTTGTGCTTTGCATTCTTCTTTACTACCTTAGGTGTTGTGAGGGAGAACGTTTTAATAACTTGAATATAGAATCCCATTTCTTCCTAAAATTTGCTGAAAATGACAGACAGTGCTGATGACGATTATGCAGAATCTGAAATGAAACACTTTTCTCTCTCCATCAGGGTAAAACTGAAGAAAATGCCCTCAATAAGAGAAACCCTCAAAGAAATGGGCGTCACGCCAGATCAAGTGTTGTCTCAGATTATGCCAAAAATGAATGAaccttcacccaaaaatggcaCTGCACCTACACCTCTGGTCAACTACTTAGATGTAAGACCCCAAAACAGCAATATTATTTAGCAATACCACTATTTAGTCCTTATTAATTATTATGCATGCACAAGCATGACAgtgtaaacaaataattgtacttcatttgtattttgttatctctcttgtttgttttcagacACAATATTTTGGTGAAATTAGCATTGGTTCACCAGCGCAGATGTTCAATGTCGTGTTTGACACTGGGTCTGCCAATCTCTGGGTTCCCTCAGAAAGTTGTTCTCCTTTATACACTGCCTGTTGTGAGTCATTTGCTTAAAGCTGAACTCAGATATCataaaaatcatgatttttgcTTGAAAAAGCAGCAAGATTTGCTGCTTTTTTATTccattgtatatatttttttagtcaCCCACAACAGGTATGATGCTTCCAGATCTCTCAGTCACATTTTTAACGGCACAGGATTCTCCATACAATACGCGTCTGGAAATGTCAGAGGGTTTCTCAGCGAGGATGTGGTTATTGTGAGtaaattaatgaattattaatatttattaaacaaatatcgTTTATAAGAAATAAAGCGTGATAAATGTGTCTCTTCAACACAATTTTGACCTACATTATATACAACATATACAACATTATGATTTGGTTGCGTTTTCAAATGTcactattaatattataatacactcttaaaaataaaggtgctcaaatggttcttcacagcgatgctatagaagaaccatttttggttccacaaattTTTCTGTGTACTACAGTAGGTAAGCATCAGGATTTCTTTAGATATGTTAATTGTGTTAAAATACCTTTCCCTATAGTTTAATTCATAATAAAAGCACCAtctctttaaagaaccatctctttcttacctttttaaaatctaaagaaccttttttaccacaaagaaccttttgtgaagcAGAAAGGTTCGTcagatgttaaatgttctttattgaaCCAAAATGTACTTCTATGGCATCGGAGAACCTTTagaaagacacatttttaagagtgtatactacataatataatgtattatttaattatttaaacccTACCTTTGTATCATCATGTCAAATAGATGTTTTATGTGAATGCAATGCATTGAAAAATATTACGATTTTGTTAACATGCTGTATATCAAGTAAAGCTCTTTGGAAAGATCCATGGATATCAGAATCCAGATACATTTTCTTACAATTTTACCTTGGCACAACCACGCCCCAAGAATGATACCAATATCTTAAAAATGCTACTGGGATGGCTTAATTCCTGACCTATTATTTTTTAGGTGGGTGGTATCCCAGTGGTCCAAGTGTTTGCCGAAGCAACGGCTCTCCCTGCTATCCCGTTTATCTTTGCCAAGTTTGACGGTGTGTTGGGAATGGGCTATCCACATGTAGCTATTGATGGAATTACACCTGTATTTGATCGCATCATGTCTCAGAGTGTCTTAAAAGAGGACGTTTTTTCGGTGTACTACAGTAGGTAAGCATCAGGATTTCTTTTAtgttaattgtgttaaataccttttcttataattaaataataaaagcaacCTTATTTAAGCAGTTTGGTGATTCTTCTGTGTAAATAAGGTTCAACGACACAGTAGCAGTTGATTTGAGATCATtcatgttaatatatatttattgtctGTATAAGGGACCCAACACACATACCTGGGGGAGAGCTGGTGTTGGGTGGCACAGACCCAAACTATCACACTGGATCTTTCCACTATATCAGTACCAAAGAGGTGGGCAAGTGGGAGATACTCATGAAAGGGTAGGATCATTACATTATTGCCATACATTTTTCACAGCATTGGAGATTTTTGGGTCTGCGGCTTCTTTCAGCCCGCGTGGATCTGTTTCACATTACAGTAGATATCTAAGATCAGTCTATACATGCTATCCAGTAGCCAcctgcttcttattttgaactATGACTCAAATTATTTCCAGAGATTTCAGATAGGTAATCCATCATTGCACTCTTTTCTCTTATTCTTTCAACACTCAAACACTGTGTTTTTGTGATGCACATATTACAGTCTGTTTCAATCTCTGCAGAGTTTCGGTGGGAGCAGATATGATGTTTTGCATGGACGGCTGTAGTGCTGTTATTGATACAGGCTCCTCCTACATCACAGGCCCCGCCTCCTCCATATCTATTCTGATGAAAACAATCGGTGCTGTTGAACTGGCTGAGGGAGGGGTAAATTTTGCCTTGCTTTAGacataaatattaattcataAGCATTGGTTAAGTGGTTTGAGAGCCTCAACAAGATGGAATTAATTTTCTGCACCTAAAATATAACTTGAAGTTTACCAAAAAATTAAGAActtacattttcagttttcacAACAATATTATGACACTGTCTTTAAATATCAGCAgtagtgtttttattattattaaatataatatgaacAATATGTTCCAGtttcaaaaacatcacatgaaGAAGGATATATAATTACTTGATTAATGGCTTTCACATATCAAAAGAATATAGTAGTAGTTAATCACATGCTGATATATTAAATGcacacaaagaaacatttcaTAGGGAGTTCAAGATGTGTTAAGGATTAATCCTGTTTCTTATTATTCGATTTCCTTTTTCTCTTACTCAACTCCATGAGAACAGCTGCTTTGGTCTGTCATGTTTGGCTGTGTCTCGTAAATAATGTGAGCAAATGGAGTGAATGTTGATATATGTTGGTGCTCAGAGAGTGTGAGTGATTGAAGATATTGTATATGGAAAACCCTGCATGTTTTTCATATATCATGTTTAAAGTGTAGtgtcacctctctctctctctctctctctgtctctctctctctgtctctctctctctgtagtaCACTTTGAGCTGTGATCTGGTCAAGTCCTTACCCTCTGTGGCGTTTCATCTCGGTGGTCAAGAATATCCTCTTACAGTAGATGACTATATTCTTTGggtaatgcccttgtgtttatgtttaatgtaaaagAACCATATATCCGTAGAGTGTGTTAAGATTCACCAGTCTGCAGTAGGATCCAAAAGCCTGAAactactattttttattttttacatgaatCATTTTCCTTTACAAAATATAAGCTTATGTGAAAATTTGAATGGGTCCCCTTTTGCTTTGACAGCATTCACTTGAGCTGGCATAGAGTTTGTGCAAAACCCGATGATTCTTATTATCACAGCATGATCTGAGAATGATCCAGAGAACATATGTGTGCTTCCAtggataaaagaaaatttgaacTTTTGGGAATGTCACAATGGACTCATTTAATGAATGACTATAAATAATGCATCTTCTTAAATagttttattcaattaaaaaaatcaaataacaacaattctttctttttaagtCCTGAAACACTTAAAATTAGAGTTTGAGTTCCAGCTCTCAGCTTTTTGGATCTCACAGTGGGCCTTTTGTTGCAACTGTCAATTGCATTTACCTTCTCTCCTTGCTTTCCTCTCTGTTCTCTAAcgttacttttttattattttctctaCAGCAGTCAGAGTTCGGCGAGGACATCTGCACAGTGACATTCAAAGCGTTGGATGTGCCGCCCCCTACTGGTCCACTCTGGATACTGGGAGCAAACTTCATAGCTCGATATTATGCCGCATTTGATCGGAAAAACAATCGCATTGGCTTTGCTCCAGCAGTCTGACAATCATTGGGTTCACTTTAACTTATCCTATATTTAAGTTATATTGCAGTTAATAacatattattataacaaacgtacataaaaaaatctaaaattatatttttataagatCAGAGGCCGATGATATACAGAACCTGAATGACGATTTAATTCAGAgttcttatttattttcctataATCCAAGTTTGGGTTAAGATGGTGGTGACTATCAGTAAAAGACTTGTCGTCGATGAATTCACAACAAAGGAAGAAATGGGTTTAAAACCCCTTTTCTGTGGCAGAGCAGGAGGAAATAAAAGAGAATGTTGCATTCCCTTGACATTTGGTTTTAGTTTAAGTGTTTATTAATAGCATTTAAAATGACTAAGAAGCAGTTGAACACAATAGCACACAGTAGCCTGCTGCAAAGTTTGACTAGAAAATAGGTTCATTGACTTTATTTAGTAGATTTTTGCACTATTCAATTCTGTTTTTGTCTTATAATTCCTTTTATTTGtgtacacaaagaaaatatagaaGCACTTGTCTGTCCAAATAATGATTGCAACACAATATAAATGCACTTATGTTCAGGTTTGCGTTCAGTACATGTGTGTATAGTAGTAAATTCATATCAATATCTATAAACTGGTTTCACATATAATAATGTTATACTCATGTCCTTTATTGTGTGAATTATAGACTTATTGAGTGAATTAtcttaacaaaataaacaaacattactgcacgtacgcacttttgtgacccccaaCTCAACTTCTGGTACAGATTCCCAAACAATATAGTGTCTGTAGATTATCTCAAtataatcaaaagaaaccgaggagaaccgttacttggctaaactttcctttccaatattttgaatttatgtCGATGtcccatacggtttctttaaatgcgaccaaactgcAGGTCCCATtctacaaattgtttattaaatacaataattcaaattaatatgaacaaaaattaaataaaatataaatagttacattattagacactagcccaacacaaaccagaagttaactgggggtcagacgcgtgtccgatgaaacggtctagaACCGTGAATAAGTCAAATGCAACTGGACCTTTTTTCATTGCTTGTGCATCTTTCAACATCCCAATCCAAACAACATGTTGGACAGCAATCAGAGGTCAGATGCATTGAAATATAATAGGACATTTAAATGTTAGTTTGTAAACTAATGGTACTGTTGTAAACTGAAGGTACTGTTGTAACTAACTGTACtgttttgacaaaatgtttgtatGCTCTCCAACTTGTaaggataaatgaataaatgtaaatgtccctGTGACCAGCCTCATCAAAGAGGCAAAGATAAGTCTCACTTGAAAGTGCTACAAAACATCCGGCCTAGCCAACAGCCGGAGAGCATCTTAATATTTCTGGAACGTTCATCAAAGTAAACTTATTAACTGAAGACATTCACTGGTTCtagtttttgatgttttttgtctgtCCCAGTCTGTGCGTGTTTGAAGACTTGCTCATCTCGCAGCGCATCAATGGAGAAAGATGGAAATGGAATGTGATCCCCTGCTGATGCAGTCATGCTCAAGTTGCCTTTCCCAGCAGGAGCTACAGATTTTAGTACTCCGTCTCTTCTTCTCTCAATCCATTCCTCCCTTTATCTCCTGCCATGTATTTCTCAGATGGATTTTAATGTTTATCATCAGCGCTGTTCGTTGTTTTAGCCATAGGTAGGTGCTGAAAAATGCAACGCAATTATGTCTCCATAAATCACTCccatttctttattatacaGAATGTGTTATTACACAAAATGAGTCTAGTAAAACCTGTTAAACCAAAAGATTAagttcactgtaaaaaactgttttcatgTCTTTTGAAAGTTTTTCCCCTatatttcaaaagtattttctgtaatttgatgatttttttaaagagtatttaaaaaatacactgtaGAATCCTGTAAAATTTGATGGGGTTTTACCGTATTTCAACAgaacacttaaaaaaatccaGAATTGTTTTCATTGCCAGCAGCTGGGGTGACggttaaatatttgaaatatagcattttactagtaaaattaaatgtttgcaGGAATTTCTGacaatttttctgtaatttgatgttGTTTACCATGTttcaaaaattatatattttagataaatagatacatttcgcctttaaaaccattaatacatttaaatgtattgcatgtacttttatttactttttaatcaGCAATAATcgaaatatcacaaaaaagaTCTGATTACATAAAATTACTTAATCTCAAGGCCACAtatccaaacaaagacatttttcagaTGAAACACTATACATTTATCTAGTAGTGGAGTTATATTTGGACCAGAAGGATGTCAGGTGCCCAACATTAACCACTGGTCACACagactatatttttatttgatacaaTTTGCAATCCCATACAAACTCTAAGAGTCATCTGATTATGATACACTGAAACATCTAGGTCCGAATAGCATTATATAAGATTTGTCTGTCATGTTATTCAgctattttatataacaaacgCCATGTGTGAAAACTCTTTCTTTTCTGAGGTCAAAATGCCAATGCCACTGTTTCCACCAATGAACAATAATGAAACCTTACCAGTTTGATAAATGTTTTGCTCTGACAAGCCTTATTATGACATACACAAAACTAGACACAAAGTAACAATAAAGATATGTGCTGTATGAAACAAACCCAGAAATATTTGCCCCAGTGTCACTGAACAGACAGACAATTTACACTGAGCATGCATCCACAACATCCTACAATTGTTTCTGTAACCGTCTATCGCAGAAAACACGTAAAGGTCGAAACAGAGATTCATCTGAGGTCTAGAGGCCTCTCACTTAGCGATTACACAGCTAAACAAATCTTTTGCTCTTTAGGATAAACTAGAAAGTTCAAGTGTTCCAATGCTACCTTCCAGTAAAAAAGGAAAGATCTACACTCAATAGCACTCCACCCCAAAATGGAAactctgccatcatttactcaccctcaagttttcaAAACTTgaatcaatttctttgtttggttgaatactaagaaagatatttggaaaaatgttagcaattgaGATTTcctggacaccattgactaccaatgaaaaatgtaatatatttttgttctgccGACGCAAATtgatatattttgaagagtttctGAAAAAGTTTTGGGCAACTTTGACTCAGTGTCTAACATTCATCTTAATATCTTTctgtgagtaaaaaaaaaaaagaaatgtatacaggtttcaGAACAACTTGGGGGGTGGGGGTATCCCTTTCAGGACATGGCTTCATAAATTATGCCTGAGGCCCAATTAAATATCTTAAGTCGTTCTCTCAAGTTTTTCTCCATCAAAAAAATGTGTCTCATTTTGCATGAAATATGAGTGTGAATTGTGTGTCAGAAAATTCAACACAAactaatttacagtatatgcttaaaaatgaaactaTATGAGACCTCCGTTAGGTTTCTTGATTCATAAAAGATGAGCCattaaatcatgaaatatgaatTGCTTTGTAAGCTTTaagttttatatttgaaatcaCACAAGGAGCAACGCATATTAATACAATTGGTGTGCAATACACTGGAGTGTTTCATTTCTAAAAGTAGTTATCTGACTCTTTTATATCTCAGCATTTGGAATAGTAAAACCAGTGTTCTGGTGTCAGTCAGGGCTGTCAGGATCCTCTTTGATGTTTGACGCTTTGCGACCCAGATGATGCCACCCAATGAGTTCTGGAGACCAAAAGTCAAGCAAAGACTTTCAGAGTCACATGATCATTGGAGACAAAGTGGCGCTTCTTCATTGTTAACATTTTACAATGAGACAAAAAAAGTCCACTGGGGGCGCTAAAAAGCAGAACTGTGTTGGTCCGCTAGGGAATGCGTGCG containing:
- the ren gene encoding renin, which codes for MKVHCLALLVLLLSATSIKALWRVKLKKMPSIRETLKEMGVTPDQVLSQIMPKMNEPSPKNGTAPTPLVNYLDTQYFGEISIGSPAQMFNVVFDTGSANLWVPSESCSPLYTACFTHNRYDASRSLSHIFNGTGFSIQYASGNVRGFLSEDVVIVGGIPVVQVFAEATALPAIPFIFAKFDGVLGMGYPHVAIDGITPVFDRIMSQSVLKEDVFSVYYSRDPTHIPGGELVLGGTDPNYHTGSFHYISTKEVGKWEILMKGVSVGADMMFCMDGCSAVIDTGSSYITGPASSISILMKTIGAVELAEGGYTLSCDLVKSLPSVAFHLGGQEYPLTVDDYILWQSEFGEDICTVTFKALDVPPPTGPLWILGANFIARYYAAFDRKNNRIGFAPAV